A portion of the Gorilla gorilla gorilla isolate KB3781 chromosome X, NHGRI_mGorGor1-v2.1_pri, whole genome shotgun sequence genome contains these proteins:
- the RAB33A gene encoding ras-related protein Rab-33A, whose product MAQPILGHGSLQPASAAGLASLELDSSLDQYVQIRIFKIIVIGDSNVGKTCLTFRFCGGTFPDKTEATIGVDFREKTVEIEGEKIKVQVWDTAGQERFRKSMVEHYYRNVHAVVFVYDVTKMTSFTNLKMWIQECNGHAVPPLVPKVLVGNKCDLREQIQVPSNLALKFADAHNMLLFETSAKDPKESQNVESIFMCLACRLKAQKSLLYRDAERQQGKVQKLEFPQEANSKASCPC is encoded by the exons ATGGCGCAGCCCATCCTGGGCCATGGGAGCCTGCAGCCCGCCTCGGCCGCCGGTCTGGCGTCCCTGGAGCTCGACTCGTCGCTGGACCAGTACGTGCAGATTCGCATCTTCAAAATAATCGTGATTGGGGACTCCAACGTGGGCAAGACCTGCCTGACCTTCCGCTTCTGCGGGGGTACCTTCCCAGACAAGACTGAAGCCACCATCGGCGTGGACTTTAGGGAGAAGACCGTGGAAATCGAGGGCGAGAAGATCAAG GTTCAGGTGTGGGACACAGCAGGTCAGGAACGTTTCCGCAAAAGCATGGTCGAGCATTACTACCGCAATGTACATGCCGTGGTCTTCGTCTATGACGTCACCAAGATGACATCTTTCACCAACCTCAAAATGTGGATCCAAGAATGCAATGGGCATGCTGTGCCCCCACTAGTCCCCAAAGTGCTTGTGGGCAACAAGTGTGACTTGAGGGAACAGATCCAGGTGCCCTCCAACTTAGCCCTGAAATTTGCCGATGCCCACAACATGCTCTTGTTTGAGACATCGGCCAAGGACCCCAAAGAGAGCCAGAACGTGGAGTCGATTTTCATGTGCTTGGCTTGCCGATTGAAGGCCCAGAAATCCCTGCTGTATCGTGATGCTGAGAGGCAGCAGGGGAAGGTGCAGAAACTGGAGTTCCCACAGGAAGCTAACAGTAAAGCTTCCTGTCCTTGTTGA